GCGCGAAGGCGTCAGCCGGGCTTGTTCATGCAGGTGACCTGGCAGTCGAGCGGGGAGTGCTGGCAGTTGGCGGCGACGACGATCTCTCTGCTGAGCGGGTCGCCCCACAGCGGGATTGGTGGGGCGGCTGAGCACTTACAAGCCTGCGACTGTCGGGGGGTAGGCACGGTCCGCTCGGACCAGCCGTACTCGGAAACGGTCATGCCCCGCACCGTACGGGCGGTCGAGGGCGTTGCCCACCGCCCAACTCAACCCCGGCGCCCGGCCCCGGCCTTCCGGCCAGGCGGCCCAACCGAAGGAGCAGCGCATGCGCGGCGGTCGCACGGCGGGGGAAGGCGTGAAGCTACCCCCAGTCCGTCACGTCGCTCAGGCCGTCCGCATCCGCATCCAACTGCTGCCGAGCCTCACCCGAGAGGAACAGTGTCAATGCCCCGCAGTCACGACACCCACGCCCCAACGGTGCGTCATATACAGGCTTCGACTTGAACAGGCCCGCCGCCCTGAACCGGAGCTGCAGTCGGCTGCTCCACTCTCCGCGTTCGCCTACCTCGCCGAGGGGGCTGAGCCGCTCTGAACCGCATGTTCCGCATCGCATTCCGCGGACGATACACCGGGCGTTCTCGCACGCAGCCGGTGGGTCCGCAATCGGCGCGGTACACAGCGCAGCGACTGAAGCGGCCGAAGGAGCAACACCGTGACCGAGCGCACCTACCGGGGTATTGCCGCACCCACCAGCCTGCGCGATGGCTGGGAGCGGTACCTGTGGCAGTCCGGCGTGGACGCGGCTGTGAAGCACGGATTCCTGGATACGCACTACGGCGCCCTCGGGGACCGGCTGAAGCTCGGTGAGCCGGTCGACGTCGAGGTCACCGTGCGCAGGCGCTGGTTGCGTGTCGCGGCGACGTTCGGGGCCGCGCCGGGATCCCACATGGGCCTGTGGCACCCCGACACGGGCTCGTGGATCGGCGGCACCGGGGTGCACCGCTGGAACTACCGCGTCGGCAGCCTGCGTCGGTGCCTCACGCTGCGCCTCGGTGAGGAGGAGTGCGACTCCCCGGAGGAAGCGATCAACTACCTGCACTGGAGCGCTGGAGCGCCCCGGCGCCGCCGCCGGCGCCAGGGACACCGCGACGAGGGTCTGTCCAGTCGACCGTACGGACCCTCGGGTCGGGCCTCGGGCTCCCGGTGCGAGACGGCTCCTCCGGTTCAAGGGCGAGGGGCCGTCCGCAGGAGTCCGCTGGCGCTCAGATCGAGGTCTCCATCGTGGGGGTGCTGACCTCGGCGGCGAGCAGCGCCAGGCGGATGCGGTTGTCGGCCCCCGTCTTGGCCCGGATGCGCCGCAGGTAGGTGTCCACGGTGTGGGTGCTCAGACCCATGCGGTGGGCAATGGCGGCGTAGGTGCAGCCTCGGGCGAGATGCTGCAGGACCTCCAGTTCGCGTGGGCTGAGGGCCGGGTTGCGGTCAGCGGTTCCGATCGTCATGGAGTTCTTCCTTCCGGTTGTCACAGGGCGGGCGAGACGGCCTCGGGCTTCGGGGGGATGTAGCCGCCGCCCCAGGCGCTGTCCGCAGGCGCGACAACGGTGGCAGTAACGGGCGACACCCGGCCGTCGGCCTGCCGGTGGTCCAGGTCGACGGGGTGGATCGCCGTGACTGCACTGAAGGCGAGGGCGATGACGGCAAGACGCAGAGCGGGCATCAGCGAACTCCCAGGGGTGATCGTCTGGGGCACCTTCTGCGGTGCCCTCGGTTGCTTCAGACTGGCCCCGGGCACCACGCCCGCACCACCTGACAGACTGCTCACCAAGCTGCCATGCAGCAAGACGAGTTGGGAACAAGTATGGACATATCAGGAGAGGTTTCCCTTTCTGCTGTGCTTGCCTCTCTGACCGGCGATCAGATGGGCGTGTATGCCTGGATCGCCCAGCGTCCAGGTGCGGAGCCCGACAGCGTCGCAGGCGCTCTGGGGTTGTCGGCTGCGGATGCGCGCTCCGCCGTCAGTGCCCTCGAGCGGGCGCAGCTGCTGATCGGCAGCGACGAGCGTGGGGGACTGGTGGCCGTGGACCCCGGCCTTTCGGCGGCTGCCGCGACCCAGGAACTGAGCCAAACCATCCGGGCGCAGCAGGCGCAACTTGACGGGATCAACGCCCGCATCGGCGCCCTGCGCTCGCACTTCCATGCCGGTCGCGGCAGGGGCACCTCGGATGTGGAGCCCATCACGGAACTGGAGGGGGTCCGCTCGGCCCTCAACCGGGCCTCCGAGGCCTGCCGGCAGGAGATGCTGACCTGCCAGCCGGGCGGCAACCGGGTGCCCGAGGCACTTCAGGAGTCGATCGCGCGTGACACCGCACTGCTGGAACGCGGTGTCCGGATGCGTACGCTCTACCAGCACACGGCGCGTTTCAACGGTCCGAGCCAGGCCTACGTGGCTGCGGTGTCCGCGTTGGGGGCCGAGTACCGCACGGCGCACGAGCTGTTCGGCCGGATCATCGTCTTCGACCGCGAGACCGCGTTCATTCCGGACCGGCACGGGAGCTGGGGCGCCGTCGTCATCCGCGAGCCCTCGATCGTCGCGTACCTGTGCTCCATCTTCGAAGCGGCCTGGAGCACCGCCAAGCCCTTCGGGGACGCCCCTGCGGACGGGCTCGAAGCCGTGTCGAAGGAGCTCGACCGGACGATCCTGCGTCTCCTCGCGGCGGGGCTCAAGGACGAAGCCATCGCTCGGCGACTGGGCATGTCGCTGCGCACCCTGCGCCGCCATATCGCCGACATCATGGCCGGCCTCAGGGCCGACAGCCGCTTCCAGGCGGGAGTGCGGGCCGCGGGCTCCGCCCAGTTGGCCGACGGCGCCGTGGACGACGCGGCCGATGAGCACGCCGGGCCGGCGGGTCGGCGGAGTCCCGCATAGTCGTGACTACCCCCGTGCTGCTGCCGAGGCAAGAGTGGTTGTCCTTGTAGGTCCACGGGGGAGGCATGGATGAGTATTGGCCGAAGGCTTGCGCGAGAAATGGAGTCCTTCGCCCGCGACGTGGGTTTCTGCTTGACGGCGAACCGTGCAGTCGGTCCGGCCGTCGTATGGCCGTCCGGTGAGCCCGGCCTCTCCGAGGAGTTCTGTTCCAGGGCCGTGTCGCCGTCCGTCCCTCCGGCGGCCGATTCCTTGTACCCGGTTTCCGTCAACGAGCAAGTCGAGGAATTGACGGACCATCTGGGTGTGCTGCTGGGAACGCAGGTGCGGGCCTCGGCCTGGGATCTGTCGCGGGACCGTGCGACCCAGCCGCAGGCAGCCGGGCAGGAAAGGCTTTTGATGCCTTTGACCTGTGGATTCGACTGCCGTATCGATGGTTCGGCCGAGGTCGGGGAACCTCACCCCACGGTGAGCATGGAGCTGCGGCTGCGGCGCGGGAGCGTCCTCTATGTACCCGCGCATTTCAGCTACACGCTCTCGAAAGGGCATGCGCGCACCGTCGCTCTGGACCTCTCGATCGGCTGATCAGTGGCTTCGGTAACTGGATCCCGTGACTTTCCCGCTGCCGGCGCCGACGGCAGGATTCATTCCAGCGAGAGGGAGGAACCCGAATCCGAGTGCAGAACTGCGGTCGGTCTCGCGGAAATCACGGTGCCCGGTGAACGGGCGCCTCTTTCACCAAGGAGTTCACATGTCCCGCACTGTTCGATTCGCTTCCACCGCGGCCGTCGTCATGGCCCTCAGTTCGATCGTGCTGCCCGCTGCCATGGCCGCCACCCCGCAGGCGGTCCAGGGCCGTGCCGCTGTGACGCAGACCATCACGCCGAACTACACCTGCGCCGAGCACATCGAGTGCGACCCGAAGTAGTGGCGTTCGGCCGCGGCCCGGCCTCCTGTGGGGTCCGGGCCGCGGCCGCCCTGGCGACCAACCCCTGAAAGGCGAACGTGACCAACCCATGACCGACCTCGCAGCCCCTCCGTACGCCGGGCCGAGCGCCCCCCATCTGCTCGACGATGCCACGCCCGGTGCCGTGCGAGCTGCTCTGCGGCGGCACGGTGCGGTCCTGTTGCGCAGAGCGCACCGGACCGTGACGGATTTCGAAGACCTGGCCGACGCCCTGATGACGCCGTTGATCCACCACTCCGTCGCGGGCCGGGAGCGTGAGCCGGTCAGCGCGGACGGTGCCACGGCCACCGTCAACAAGGGCTCGCACGCGATCCCGCTGCACCGTGAGCTCTCCTACGCCCCGGGCACACCCGACCTGCTGATGTTCTACTGCGAGCAGCCACCCCGGGACGGGGGCGCGACCACCCTGTGCGACGGAGCGGCACTGCTGGACCGGCTGCCGACCGAGATCGTGGAGTTCCTGCGGGCCAACGAACTCGTCTGGACGTGGAGCGCCTCGCCGGAACGCTGGCACTCCACCCTCGGGGTGGACACCCCCGCGGCGGCACAGCAGGTCGTCGCAGCACTCAACCGCAGGTACGCGGGCCTCGGACACCTGGGAGCCTCGTTCGACGGCGACACGCTGAACGGAACCTACACGACCAGCTTCCTCGTCCGCTCGGGCGACCCGGCTCGCGACTCGTTCTGCAACTCACTGCTGACCACCCTCGCGCTCAGCCAGGCGTTTGACTTGCGGATGACCGCCGGCGGAGCCAGCGCCACTCTCGGTAACGGATCGGCCTTCCCTGCGGCTTACCTGAACGCCATCGCCGCCTGTGCCGACGACGTGACCCACGACGTGGCCTGGCAGCGGGGTGACATCGTGGTCGCGGACAACACGCGCTACATGCACGGCCGACGTCCCATCGCCGACAGCGAGCGCCGCATCCTCACCCGTATCGGCCACGCCCTCGGCGAGCACGGGCCCGCCCAGTCCTGACCGGTACCCACTCCTGGCCATCGGTCGCAACACCCGCGTCCGCGCCGCGGCCGTCCGCCGTGCGGCGTCGAACGCCGCGCGGCCATCGAAACGAGGAACTTGACATGAGCACGCCTGTATTGCCAGCTCCCTTCACCGTTGTCTGGATCACTGCGAGTTTTCCGCCCGAGGTAACCGGGGTCTCCTTGGGAAACCTGGAGCGTGCCCGGTGGTTCGCGGCACAGGAGGGCGTCCGGTTGTGTCTGCTCACTCCGGAACCCGACGCCTCGGAGGAGAGCCCGGCGGCGCCCGCCGAGGGACTGGAGGTCTTCCCCTACGCCGCGAAGCCGTGGCTGCCCTATCCGGTCCTGCGAGTGCCGCGCCGGGCCGCGCTGGGACAGATCGACGCCGCACTGGAGAGGATCCGCCCAGACCTGGTCGTGGTCACCGACCCGGAGCGGTCCTTCCTGTTCGCGTCCTGGGGCGCTCCGGGCCGGGCCTACGCCCGTCGCCACAAGGTGCCCTACATCGCCCAGTACCAGGGCGACTACCTGAACTTCGCCCGCAGCTACCCGGGCTGGCGGCATTTGCGCACTCCGCTGATCCGCCCCGCGATGCGCTATCTGTACCGGCGGTTCGACGCCGCGCTGTGCGCGACCCAGCACGCCGCCCAGACCCTGCGCGGCATCTCCCGGGTGCCGATCGAGCAACTCCCCTTCATCGGGATCGACATCGCGGACTTCGCCGCCGGCCGACGCGACCCGGGCGTGCTCACGCGCCTGGCGCCCGCCCACGACGGCAGGGGCAAGGCCGTGCTCTTCCTGGGGCGCCTCGCCCGTGAGAAACGCCTCGACCTGGTGATCGCCGCGTTCCTCCGGCTCAGCGCCGAACCGGGGCACGAGGACCTCTCACTGTTCGTCGCCGGCGACGGCCCCGCCGACGTGGTGGCGGAACTGCGGCGCCTCGCCGAGCAGTCGTCCCGGATCCACTTCCTGGGCTTCGTCCACGGCAGCGACCGGACGGACCTGTACAGCTCCAGCGACGTGTTCTGCACCGCCTCGCCCTACGAGACGTTCGGGCGCACCGTCGTCGAGGCGATGGCCTCCGGAACACCCGTGGTCACCACGGCGGGTGGCGGCATCACCGACCGCCTCCAGGACGGCGGCAACGCGTACCTCTTCACGCCGGACAGCGCCGACGCCCTGCAGGACGCGCTGCGCCGGGCGCTGGTCGAGGACTCGGCGGCGCTCCGGTCCCGAGCCGGCGCCGAAGCCGCGCGCTTCACCGTGGAGGACGGCTGCGCCCGCCTCCTCGACTGCTACCGCGCACTCGCCGGGGCGCCCGCCCGGGCTTCCGCCGCCGTCAGTGCCTGAAACCTCCGTGGAGGCCGCAACAGTGTTCCCGAACCGCACGACGAAGGAAGAACCATGACGACCGATCTCATTCACGACAGCACCCGGGACGCCGCGGCTACCGCGGCCCGCGTCAGCCGCGCGGAGTACCGGCGCAGCTCACCGCCCCTGCTGCGCAGCCGGGCTCTGGACCGGCTGACCCGGACCGGCCTGTGGCTGCCGATCGCCTTCTACCTTCCCGTGTCACTGGCCCTGATCCTCCTGGGGGTACGGGTTGTCGGGACACTGCGCGGGGCGGCCCTCGTTCTCGGCGGCTACGTCCTGTGGACCCTGACCGAGTACTGGCTGCACCGGCTGGTGTTCCATTGGGCGGCCAAGCCCGGGACGGCCATGGCCGCCGTCCACTGGTTCGTCCACGGCGTCCACCACGAGCACCCCGACGACCCGGAACGGGTGATGATGCCCCTGGCGGGGTCGATCCCGCCAGCTGCGGCCTTCTGCCTGCTGTTCCGCCTGGCATTCGGCGCGGCGTCGTGGCTGCCCGTCGCGGGCGGATTCCTCGGTGGATACCTGCTCTACGACGTGGTGCACTATCTGCTGCACCACCACCGGCCCAGGACCACCGTCGGTCGGGAACTGCGACGGCGCCACCTGCTGCACCACTACCAGGACGGCCGGACCGGCTTCGCGGTGAGCGCCCCCTGGCTCGACCATGTGTTCCGGACCGCGCCCGCGCCCCGCCCGCGCAGGGGCTGACGTGCCACCGACCGTGGCGGCCAGGCTCCAGGCCCGGGCCGTCCGGCAGCTCTCCGCCCTGCCCCGCCCGCTCCGGCGGATGCTGGCCGGCCGGCCGCCCCGGCAGGCCGGCCGGGGCCTGGCCCTGGACGCCCAGTTGCTGCTGAGGCTCCAGCGACTGTTCGTGACCTCACCCGTCGACGCAGCCCTGAGCACGACCCGTGCCGCCATGGCCCGCTCGGGCTACGTCCTCGGCGGCCGACCGGTCGGACCGGTACGGACCAGCGAGGTGGTGGTTCCAGGACCGGCGGGCGCGATCGCGGCCACCCTCTACACCCCGGACTCGGGACCGCAGGCCTCCGCGCTGTTGCTCTACTTCCACGGCGGCGGGTGGGTGGCCGGTTCCCGGGAGAGCCACGACAGCACCGCGCGGTTCCTCGCCCACCGGTCGGGCGTCCAGGTACTGCTGCCCGAATACCGGTTGGCGCCCGAGCACGTCTTCCCGGCAGCGGTCGACGACGCCATGGCCGCGTTCGCCTTCGCCCACGCGCAGGCGGGCAGGCTGCGGGCCGATCCCGCCCGCATCGCCGTCGGAGGAGACAGCGCGGGAGGCAATCTGGCTGCCGTGGTCGCCCAGCTCAGCAGGGGCGGTGCCGAGTCCGCCGCGTACCAGCTGCTGCTCTACCCCAACCTCGACGCGTCCACCGTGCGGCGGTCCCATGAGGCCTTCGGCGAGGGCTTTGTGGTGACCCGCTCCGAACTGGCCTGGGCCCTCGACCACTACGCCCCCGCCGGGGTCGACCGCGCCGACCCGCGGCTCTCCCCGCTCCTGGGCGCGGACCTCCGCGGACTACCCCCTGCCTTCATCGCCGTGCCCGGCTTCGACCTGCTGCGTGACGAGGCACTGGAGTACGCCCGGCGGCTGCGCGAGGCGGGTGTCCCCACCACCGTCAACCTGCAGCCCGACCTCACCCACGGCTATGCGAGCATGCTCGGTCTCGGGCAGCGGTTCCGTGAGGCCACCGCCGAGGCCGCAGACGCCCTGCGCGCGGCCCTGGCCCGGTAAGCCCGTGCGCGGCGCTGGATGAACGATTGCGGCAAGCTGCGGCGCTGCACTGAGAAGAGCGGCAAGGTCGTCGACTTCTACCTCCACCTCGCCGCTGCCCCCCGTCACGCTCCGCATGCCCATCCGACGCGCGACCAGCCAGTGTCACTGGGACGACCGCCCCACCACCCGGCGCCTCAAGTGATCCATTTGCCGGTCGGTCCACATGCTCATGGCTGTGCAGTCGTCGCGGTGGTGGTGATCAGTTCCTCGATGCCGAAGAGGAACCGCTCCATCTCCTCCCGGGACAGCAGCGCGCTGTCCGCGGTCATCGACAGCCGTACCGCGTCGCCCGCGCCCAGGGCGTCCACCGCGAAGCTGACGCCCTGGCGCGGGGGGAACACGATCGGCCAGCTCAGGGTGGTCAGCGACCTGGCCTCGGCGATGCCCGCGGGATCGGCGCGGGCCCCGGGGTCGAACGCCTCGACCGGTTGCGTGCCCAGCTCGCGCGTGTCGTTGAAGAAGCAGCTGCGGTCGGCGACCGGGCCGTCCCCGGCCTCCAGTTCCGCGATGTCCCGCTCCAGCAGCAGCCGGTCGTAGTAGGCGTGCCGGTAGGAGGCCAGCGAGACGCTCTGGGTCCGGCGCAGCAGCTCGACGAAGTCCTGGTCGGCGTCCGGGAGGTGCACCAGCGCCTGGCCGGACAGGGTGCTCACGGCGTGGGCCAGTCCGGGCAGGAAACGGTTGTTGACCACCACCTGCAGGACCGCGTCGGGGCAGCCGGAGATCCGGGCGGTCATCGTCGCGACCGCCGCCAGCAGCACGGCGGAGGGTCCCACCCGGTGGACGGCGGCGACCCTCGGCAGGGCCAGCGCCAGGGCGGGGGAGTGCAGCAGCGCGTTGGGGAACGGCAGGGTCCCGGGCTGCCCGCCGGTTCCCTTGTCCCGGAACAGCCGCGGCGGGCCGGCCTTCAGCTTGCGGAACCAGTACTGGCGCGCGGCGGCGTCCCGGCGCCGCCCGCGCTCCGAGCACTGGAACTCCGCCTCCTCCAGTGGCTGGAGGGAAGGGCGCAGCTCACTGATCCGGGCCGGGGGCTCGCCCAGCACCAGTGCGGTGAGATTGGTGGCGACCTGGTGCAGCCCCCAGCCGTCGGCGGCGGTGTGGGCGAGGACCAGGGCGATGAACCGGACCTCGCCGCCGGACTCCAGCAGTCCGACCCGGACCGGCCACTCGGCGTCCAGTGCGAACGGCTGCCCGACCAGTTCGGCGAGCAGTGCGGCGCCCTCCTCGGCGATCTCCGCCGGGTCGTCGCTCACGCACGGACGGAGTACGACCGGCACCCGCCCGTCGGGTTCCACGGTCTGCCGCAGCCGACCCGTCTCATCCGCGGCGAGGGTGGTGTGCAGCGAGTCGTGCAGCTGGAGCAGTTGCCCGAGTGCGTCCAGGACGGCGGGCACGGGCAGGGCGACGGTGACCGGCGCGCCCAGCGAGACGTTGTAGCGGGCCGCGTCGTCGCCCAGCGTGCTGACGGTGTCCCAGATCGAGTGCTGGCCCCAGGTGGCGGGGCCGGTGCCGGAGCGTCCTGACGACAGCTCGATCTCCAGCGTGCGGGTGGTGGTCAAGGCGGACCTCTCCGGTGCGGTGGGGATTCCGCTCGGTGCGGGGCGGAATCAGCACCGAGTGTGGCCTCAGCGGGTGGTTCGCGTCGAGACCGCCCGGACGGGGCGCCCGGCGTTGGCTCAACAGCCGCCCGGCAGCCCGAATCGTCGCTGGTAACCATGGCGTGCTCTTGTCCCGGTCTGTGTCTGCCGCACCCATGGTCGCGTGGCCTCCGCAACCGCGGGCACGAATTCCGAAAGACCGCATACCTCTCCCGGCAGGGGCGCCAGAGCTGACGCAACGTCAGCAGAGGTGCACATGGACTGGACCCGGGGGAATTCCGGGTTCCGCCCGAGGCGTGCGACATGATCGCCCGGGTGCCCCTCTGCGGCATGGGCGGGATCCGCCCCGGCATGTCGTTCCTGGATCCCGCCGAGAAGCTGTGAGCGTGGGTCGACATCAATGCCATGGCCGTCGCCGCAGCGGGATCGCGGCTGGTCACTGCCGGGAGAAGGGGTCATCCGAGGCTTTGACGTCCCCTGGCTCCCCATCCCCGTCCTTGACGCTACTGACCCCAACGCCGACCTCAACAGCGCCGGGTTCGCCCTCACCCTGCGCCTGTCCGCACCAACAGCCGGGGCCCTTTCGGGCCCCGGCCGGCTCCCCCTCATTACGGGGTTCCCGAGCCGAGTAGAGCGGTCGCGCCGGGCGTCTGCTCGTAGAGCACGCGGTGGGACTTTCGGGTTCGGGTGACCAGCCCGGCGCGATGCAGGATGCCCAGGTGGTAGGAGACCGTGCTGGCGGCTAGGAAGTGGCGTTCGCCCAGTTCGCCGGTGGTGCGTTCGACCTGCAGGTCTGCGAGGAGACGCGCTCGGGTCATGCCGAACAGCGCCTGTGTCGTGGGAGCGGCTGAAGGGCCGGTGGCCGCGCTGCGCAGGGCCGGGTAGGTGATGATGGGCGGCCGGGGCACCGGGGCCGGCGTGCAGTCCATGACCAGGAACAGGTTGGTGGTGATCGCCGACGGCATCAGGGTCAGACCGGAGTCGGCGAGGCGACGGCCCTGGAGTCGCGTCAGCAGTTTCAGGTGGTCGTCGTCCCAGACGACCCGGGGGTGCAGGTCGGCCAGCATGCCTGACAGTCCGTGCCGGGCGATGGCTCGGGCCCGGTGACCGATGTCGCTCTCCAGGCGAGCGCGCAGGGTTGCCCAGTGCGGGGCGATGGCCTGTTGCCACACCTGGTCGAGTTCGTCGGCCAATCGCTGTGCGAGCGCCTGCTCGCCCTGCTGCAACACGTCCTTGAGCACCCTCGGAATGCGGCGGCCGGACAGGTTGTCCTCGGGGTTGCCCAGGGCCATGATCTCTATCTCCCAGCGCAGACGCCCGGCGTCGACGTTGGCGATGGCGTGCAAATCCTCATGGAGCGTCGGTTCCGGAACGTACGGCTGCGGAGTGATGAAGTCCGGTACGTAGTCCCACGAACCACTGAACAGGGAAGTCAGAACAGCGAGTTTCCGCTCGCGGAGCGCCTTCTGGATCATGGATTGCCAACCTCCGCCGCATGGTTGTGCATCCGCACGCATCAGGTGCAGAGCATCAACCGTGACGCTCGCCGGTGAGATAGCGAACCTCGTGTCGGCCAGAACCCCAATGTGCATGTCGATCCGCAGCACACCAACCCCCGCTCAGTGGCGCCACTTGACGGGCTACCCCCGTCCCTGGGGCCTCATCGAAGCATTCGGACCCTTACATGTCAGCTGATTCCAACCTTCGAACCTGGTCGAATGATTCGACCGTGGACATTCCAGCTGGTTCCATGGAGCCGCACCGATCGCACCCGCACCAAGCGCGGGCCGGAATTCGCCGAGCCACCGCGCATCCATCAGCGGCAACGAGACAGGGGCACAACTCATGTTGAAGATCAGGACTGTGTTGACGGGGGCCACCGTGGCCGGACTTCTCACCGCGGGACTCGCCCTGGGGGCACCCGCGGCGGAGGCGAGCGGCCCGGGCAACTGCGTTTCGGGCGACGGAGCCACCGGCACCGGCGGTGACAGCTGCCTGTTCTACCACCAGGGCTTCGTGGGCGGGTACTTCGGCAGCCCCTACTCGATCAACTACCAGGGCAACAGCTTCGGCGGCTGCAACAACAACAGCTGTGACGGTGACGGCGACGCGGTCCGCAACGACGCGGCGTCGGTCGCGAACTTCGACACCGCCTGCACCGTGACCGTCTGGGTCTACCCGCTCGGGACCGGCGGCAACATCGGTCAGTCGTTCGGCCCGTGGGGATCCGGCAACCTGAACACGAGCCTCCGCAACAACGATGCCTCGCAGACCTGGAGCGGCCCCAGCGGCTGCTAGTGGGCAACACCGAGACGTGGCACCCAATCGGGAAGGGCCGGCCGTCCATGCTGAATGAAGCCATGAAGAGAAGTCGGGTCGGTGCCGCCTCGGTTGCGGGCGGTCTACTGGTCGCGGGCCTGCTGCTGGCAGGCTGCGCGGGCGGCGGATCCGCCCACCTCGCCGGGGCCCCGTGTCCACGGGGTCCCCGGTCACCACGGTTCCGGTGCCGACGGGACCGAACCAACTCAGTGCGCTGCCGATCACGCACTATGAGCTCACCGCCGCGCAGCAGGCCGTGCTCACCAACGCCGAGGCGGCCCTGGTGCACTCCTGCATGGAGCAGCTCGGCCTTGACTACACGCTTCCAGTGGCCGCTCCGAGCAGTGGAACTGATGACCTGTCAGGTGATCTGCCGGACAACGATCCCGCCCTCGCGGCCACCCAGGGATACCGCGACAGGAGCGTGGCCGCCGCGCAGATCGCCTACGAGCAGCGGTCCAAGGCCGCCGCGCCCGTCAGTCCTCGGATCACCACGGCGCTGCTCGGGGCGAGCACGCCGTGGAACTCCGCCACCCCGGACGGCGGCTGCCTGGGGCAGGCCCGACGCACGATTGCCGGCGCGAAGGCCGCCGACCCCGACGTGGACTTCGACACCCCCCAACTGGTCACCAATATCCAGCTGAACAGCTACTTCGCGGCGTTGGCGGACGGGCGGGTCAAGGACGTCTTCGGTGCATGGTCGGCCTGCATGAAGGCACGGGGGTTCGACTACCCGAGCCCGGTGGCCGCCGTGGACGATCCGCGCTGGAAGGCGCTGCAGCCGGCGACCGCGCTGGAGATCAGGACCGCCACCGCCGACGTGTCGTGCAAGTACCAGCACAACGTCGACGGAGTCTTCCACGCCGTACAGGTGGCCGACGAGAACACGGCGATCGATGCCAACCTCGGCGCACTCCAGCAGATCAGGGCAGGTCTGGACAGCGCGCTCGCCACCGCCACGCGGATCGAAGGCCAGCCGGCCCCCGGGCCGTCCGGTGGCGGTGCCGGGTGACTGCCGCTCCGGGACGGGTCTCGGCGGTTCGCGCAGGTCGTGGCGGACGGTGGTGGCAGGGCCTTCCGGGCGCTCGGCCGAGGTGGGCCCTGCCGTCAGTGGTGAGCGGACCTTCGCGTCGGGGGAGTGGCCGTGGCCCGGCTCCGGCCGACCTCGGTGCCGCGCCGGTGATCCCGCTGATGCGGTGGCTGGTCGGCGGGACCGTGCAAAGGCAGGAGCGCGCGGTGCACGCCCTGTGGTCCGTCGCTCGATCCTCCCCGGCCGTGAGCTCGGCAGAGCGGATCTATCCAGCTCGGCGGGTTCACCCCGGTGAGGCTGGGCCGTGGGCGGGCGCTCCGGGAGTGTCCAATTAACGGCGCTGCCCCGTAATCGGTGGTGACAGGGTGTCATCCTGGGTCATGATGAAGCGTGCTTGAGCTCAAGGCCCTTGTGGACACGGTGTTTTCAGGGTTGTCGGCGCTGGTCGTCGAGGACGTGGTGGACGACGGCGAGGCCATCCGGGTGGTGGCACGGACCCCCGACGGCGCTGTGCCCTGTCCGGTGTGCGAAACACCGACCGGGCGGGTCCACGGCTTCCACAGTCGGACCGTGTCCGATGTGGCGGTGGACGGCCGGCAGGGGGTGGTGAAGGTCAGGTTGCGTCGCCTGGTGTGCCCGGTCGGCGAGGGCGACGTCGGTTCCCTCGGGCGCCGTGAACGGCGCTGCGGCAGCCAGCGCCGCCGCGTGCTCAGCGAGTCCCGTCGTGAACGCGTCGAACGCCTCTCGCTCGGCCCCGTCGAAGGGGAACCGCCCGTGCAGCACCTCGCAGTGAAGCAGCCACAGGTCGC
The Streptacidiphilus albus JL83 genome window above contains:
- a CDS encoding response regulator transcription factor; the protein is MTIGTADRNPALSPRELEVLQHLARGCTYAAIAHRMGLSTHTVDTYLRRIRAKTGADNRIRLALLAAEVSTPTMETSI
- a CDS encoding helix-turn-helix transcriptional regulator, producing MQQDELGTSMDISGEVSLSAVLASLTGDQMGVYAWIAQRPGAEPDSVAGALGLSAADARSAVSALERAQLLIGSDERGGLVAVDPGLSAAAATQELSQTIRAQQAQLDGINARIGALRSHFHAGRGRGTSDVEPITELEGVRSALNRASEACRQEMLTCQPGGNRVPEALQESIARDTALLERGVRMRTLYQHTARFNGPSQAYVAAVSALGAEYRTAHELFGRIIVFDRETAFIPDRHGSWGAVVIREPSIVAYLCSIFEAAWSTAKPFGDAPADGLEAVSKELDRTILRLLAAGLKDEAIARRLGMSLRTLRRHIADIMAGLRADSRFQAGVRAAGSAQLADGAVDDAADEHAGPAGRRSPA
- a CDS encoding TauD/TfdA family dioxygenase, with product MTDLAAPPYAGPSAPHLLDDATPGAVRAALRRHGAVLLRRAHRTVTDFEDLADALMTPLIHHSVAGREREPVSADGATATVNKGSHAIPLHRELSYAPGTPDLLMFYCEQPPRDGGATTLCDGAALLDRLPTEIVEFLRANELVWTWSASPERWHSTLGVDTPAAAQQVVAALNRRYAGLGHLGASFDGDTLNGTYTTSFLVRSGDPARDSFCNSLLTTLALSQAFDLRMTAGGASATLGNGSAFPAAYLNAIAACADDVTHDVAWQRGDIVVADNTRYMHGRRPIADSERRILTRIGHALGEHGPAQS
- a CDS encoding glycosyltransferase, whose translation is MSTPVLPAPFTVVWITASFPPEVTGVSLGNLERARWFAAQEGVRLCLLTPEPDASEESPAAPAEGLEVFPYAAKPWLPYPVLRVPRRAALGQIDAALERIRPDLVVVTDPERSFLFASWGAPGRAYARRHKVPYIAQYQGDYLNFARSYPGWRHLRTPLIRPAMRYLYRRFDAALCATQHAAQTLRGISRVPIEQLPFIGIDIADFAAGRRDPGVLTRLAPAHDGRGKAVLFLGRLAREKRLDLVIAAFLRLSAEPGHEDLSLFVAGDGPADVVAELRRLAEQSSRIHFLGFVHGSDRTDLYSSSDVFCTASPYETFGRTVVEAMASGTPVVTTAGGGITDRLQDGGNAYLFTPDSADALQDALRRALVEDSAALRSRAGAEAARFTVEDGCARLLDCYRALAGAPARASAAVSA
- a CDS encoding sterol desaturase family protein, producing MTTDLIHDSTRDAAATAARVSRAEYRRSSPPLLRSRALDRLTRTGLWLPIAFYLPVSLALILLGVRVVGTLRGAALVLGGYVLWTLTEYWLHRLVFHWAAKPGTAMAAVHWFVHGVHHEHPDDPERVMMPLAGSIPPAAAFCLLFRLAFGAASWLPVAGGFLGGYLLYDVVHYLLHHHRPRTTVGRELRRRHLLHHYQDGRTGFAVSAPWLDHVFRTAPAPRPRRG
- a CDS encoding alpha/beta hydrolase; the protein is MPPTVAARLQARAVRQLSALPRPLRRMLAGRPPRQAGRGLALDAQLLLRLQRLFVTSPVDAALSTTRAAMARSGYVLGGRPVGPVRTSEVVVPGPAGAIAATLYTPDSGPQASALLLYFHGGGWVAGSRESHDSTARFLAHRSGVQVLLPEYRLAPEHVFPAAVDDAMAAFAFAHAQAGRLRADPARIAVGGDSAGGNLAAVVAQLSRGGAESAAYQLLLYPNLDASTVRRSHEAFGEGFVVTRSELAWALDHYAPAGVDRADPRLSPLLGADLRGLPPAFIAVPGFDLLRDEALEYARRLREAGVPTTVNLQPDLTHGYASMLGLGQRFREATAEAADALRAALAR